A single Parabacteroides timonensis DNA region contains:
- a CDS encoding phosphatase PAP2 family protein yields the protein MLHHKILCLIAVTLYTCTISAQRNDSVTTMYTGDKFEKTYNKISENKAFQMLRIPVPLFAISALTYSQGNKFRTMRNTYVPNFRYHYDDFLQYAPLAAVIGMKLGGVESRSSWGRMLASDALSTTIMALTVNSLKYSINRTRPDGSANNSFPSGHTATAFMAATIMHREYGLTRSPLYSIGGYTVATATAFSRQLNNRHWLSDVLAGAGIGILSTELGYFLGDLIFKDKGLNLPDKIRETAPKGGRPSFLEYSVGYSIINGSIEIGKHIRLTSPGATHISVKGGYFFNPYIGIGAEITALTSPMAFDMSLYNGSSPSENYNIVRVHADPTGVFSFTGGPYFSLPVAGKLLLGTKFQTGYSHFLGNEVEMDIQEKKSPYTIKKDIAFMKGKSSNGLIMRTGISATGIINRNLGIRMYVDYDYTFLNAPYQILSNPGEEKPVYGDLHYSKHKMHYFTIGAAVTALFW from the coding sequence ATGTTACATCATAAAATACTGTGCCTCATAGCTGTCACGCTCTATACCTGCACTATTTCTGCTCAGCGGAACGATAGTGTAACAACCATGTACACAGGAGATAAATTTGAAAAGACTTATAATAAAATATCAGAGAATAAGGCCTTTCAAATGCTGCGCATACCGGTACCTTTATTTGCTATATCGGCATTGACTTACAGTCAGGGAAACAAGTTCCGGACCATGCGAAACACCTATGTACCGAACTTCCGGTATCATTACGACGATTTCCTGCAATATGCACCTTTAGCTGCCGTAATCGGTATGAAATTGGGAGGTGTAGAAAGTCGGAGTTCATGGGGACGGATGTTAGCATCGGACGCTTTATCTACAACCATCATGGCTCTCACGGTAAACAGCCTGAAATATTCCATCAATCGCACACGGCCAGACGGCTCGGCCAACAATTCCTTTCCTTCCGGACATACGGCCACGGCATTTATGGCTGCAACCATCATGCACAGGGAATACGGACTCACCCGTAGCCCACTATACAGTATCGGTGGATACACGGTTGCTACTGCTACCGCTTTCAGCCGGCAGTTAAACAACCGTCACTGGCTAAGCGATGTATTGGCTGGTGCCGGCATCGGAATATTATCCACTGAACTAGGTTATTTTCTCGGCGACCTGATATTTAAGGACAAAGGGCTTAACCTGCCTGATAAGATCAGAGAGACCGCTCCCAAAGGCGGACGACCGTCGTTTCTTGAATACAGTGTGGGATACAGTATTATAAACGGAAGTATCGAAATAGGAAAACATATCCGGCTTACTTCGCCGGGGGCTACCCACATCAGTGTAAAAGGAGGATATTTCTTCAATCCTTATATTGGCATCGGTGCCGAAATCACGGCCCTTACCAGTCCAATGGCCTTCGATATGTCATTATATAACGGATCTTCTCCTTCTGAAAATTATAATATCGTACGGGTTCATGCCGATCCGACAGGTGTATTTTCATTTACCGGTGGTCCCTATTTCTCTTTACCTGTAGCTGGCAAACTGCTATTAGGCACTAAGTTTCAAACCGGCTACTCCCACTTTCTAGGAAATGAAGTCGAAATGGATATACAAGAGAAAAAAAGTCCCTACACGATTAAAAAAGATATTGCTTTTATGAAAGGTAAAAGCAGCAACGGACTCATCATGCGCACAGGTATTTCAGCAACGGGTATTATCAACCGGAATCTGGGAATTCGTATGTATGTGGATTACGATTATACTTTCCTGAACGCTCCTTACCAGATATTATCTAATCCGGGAGAAGAAAAGCCGGTATATGGCGATCTCCATTACAGCAAACATAAGATGCATTACTTTACGATCGGGGCTGCTGTAACCGCTTTATTCTGGTAA
- a CDS encoding LytR/AlgR family response regulator transcription factor, which translates to MQTHPFINSVFYRIVGITLALIACGIGALLLYYYEHTGWLVAWLDSLVSVGLFSVSGFLLWYVTGVLRPIQAQIALTIGVLAISTIGGYMAGTLICPDRMEWFASTIPFRFLFGLLVWIILAQWYFIRWKEIRKEDPSEDSSVSLETETSLPPEETLLDRISVKDGTRIHLIQLDELLYIQASGDYVTLFTSTGQYVKEQTMKYFETHLPESSFIRIHRSCIVNSDQIIRVELFGKDSYQVRLKSGVCLRASLTGYRLLKERLSL; encoded by the coding sequence ATGCAGACGCATCCGTTTATAAACTCTGTCTTTTATAGGATTGTCGGTATCACCTTGGCGTTGATAGCTTGTGGCATAGGAGCCTTGTTGTTGTATTACTATGAACATACGGGGTGGCTTGTTGCATGGCTTGACAGTCTGGTCTCGGTAGGGTTATTCTCTGTTTCCGGTTTTCTGCTTTGGTACGTTACCGGAGTATTGCGCCCGATACAGGCCCAGATCGCATTGACCATCGGTGTCCTGGCGATTTCTACTATAGGAGGGTATATGGCAGGGACATTGATTTGCCCCGATCGGATGGAATGGTTTGCCTCCACGATCCCTTTTCGTTTTCTGTTTGGTCTGTTAGTGTGGATCATTCTGGCGCAGTGGTATTTTATTCGCTGGAAAGAGATTCGGAAAGAGGACCCGTCCGAGGATTCTTCTGTTTCTCTTGAGACAGAAACGTCATTGCCACCTGAAGAAACTTTGCTGGATCGTATCTCTGTGAAAGACGGCACGCGTATCCATCTGATCCAGTTGGATGAGTTGCTCTATATCCAGGCAAGCGGCGATTATGTGACGCTGTTCACTTCGACAGGCCAATATGTCAAGGAACAAACGATGAAATATTTTGAGACGCATTTGCCGGAAAGCTCTTTCATCCGTATTCACCGTTCCTGTATCGTGAACAGCGATCAGATCATCCGTGTGGAATTGTTCGGAAAAGACAGTTACCAGGTTCGTCTGAAGTCAGGTGTCTGCTTGCGTGCCAGCCTGACCGGATACAGGTTGCTTAAAGAGCGGCTTTCTTTATAA
- a CDS encoding SH3 domain-containing protein: protein MTTTIRCIISILLLLLLVAVSANAQTQYVVDTKTTLLVRTGPGKSYNQLGQLKSGETVNVYTIKNGWAKISYNGKIGYVSEQYIKAAPVQQKIEKQSSFSSFDWQELIDMASKTDSLIWFYISCALGLVMVCIGWLYKSDSGNFKDSAAGFYISSAIFLALCISEVIYFVTYKGDKTWFCSPDKVGWIWTIINFILFAILLFHQVISFVCLNYASCYHGKRNIDFRLGVYGWAIGIIAAIISVIFFKEYLHIVLWCVLGIQFIQIALLVYNNIRDDGSWINLIYTIVLYVVGSIATLITLFHFLPLLIVVLIGYAILCFFSSSGSARCANCRSYNNGYCYYKQISVSSGDYCSCHQYR, encoded by the coding sequence ATGACAACAACAATCAGATGCATTATTTCTATTCTTCTTCTCCTGCTGTTGGTTGCAGTTAGTGCAAACGCACAAACTCAATATGTAGTCGATACAAAAACAACTTTGTTGGTACGAACAGGCCCCGGCAAATCCTATAACCAGCTTGGTCAGTTGAAAAGTGGGGAAACGGTGAATGTTTACACCATAAAGAATGGATGGGCTAAAATTTCATATAATGGGAAGATCGGCTACGTATCTGAACAATACATTAAGGCTGCTCCTGTGCAACAAAAGATTGAAAAACAAAGTTCTTTCTCTTCGTTTGATTGGCAGGAACTGATCGATATGGCTTCGAAAACCGATTCCTTGATATGGTTTTATATCTCTTGTGCTTTGGGATTGGTTATGGTATGTATAGGATGGCTATACAAATCTGATTCGGGTAATTTTAAAGACAGTGCGGCGGGGTTTTATATTTCTTCAGCCATATTTCTAGCACTCTGTATTAGTGAGGTGATTTATTTTGTAACATATAAAGGAGATAAGACATGGTTTTGTTCACCGGATAAGGTCGGATGGATTTGGACTATCATTAACTTTATACTGTTTGCCATCCTGTTGTTTCATCAGGTCATTTCTTTTGTGTGTCTGAATTATGCCAGTTGTTATCATGGCAAACGTAATATAGATTTTCGTTTGGGTGTGTACGGATGGGCAATTGGCATTATTGCAGCAATTATATCTGTCATCTTCTTTAAAGAATATCTGCACATTGTTTTATGGTGTGTTTTAGGTATTCAGTTTATTCAAATCGCTTTGCTTGTGTACAATAATATTCGGGACGACGGCAGTTGGATTAATCTGATATACACCATTGTCTTATACGTAGTAGGTTCAATAGCTACACTTATAACGCTTTTCCATTTCCTGCCTTTGCTGATAGTTGTTCTCATAGGATATGCTATCTTATGCTTTTTTTCTTCTTCCGGTAGTGCAAGATGTGCCAATTGCCGCAGTTATAATAATGGGTATTGTTATTATAAACAAATTTCAGTTAGCAGTGGAGACTACTGCAGTTGCCATCAGTACAGGTAG
- a CDS encoding helix-turn-helix domain-containing protein: MEDNIPKFDIPLDFIVGDSITGEILNQYGRFPCKIKAGVFVLCVQGSVQATVNLTKFIIKPNDFITLPPGCFIQIHEVSDDVKLCFAGFSSTFVSHINYIKTITNYLPVIFDSPVMPLPEQVSLLYQEAFSLLIKAYSLPKTIENKEIIKAIFTIFMQGVIELYKHHTPYSNAPMTRNMEICREFVQLAMENYTKEHSVSYYAKRLNITLQHFCYVIKKVSGRTALEILSNIIIMDAKAQLKSTDMPVKKIAFALGFDNLSFFNKYFRQHVGMTPQEYRES; this comes from the coding sequence ATGGAAGACAACATTCCTAAATTCGACATTCCTTTGGATTTTATTGTCGGAGACAGCATTACGGGTGAAATATTAAATCAGTACGGTCGCTTCCCCTGCAAGATCAAAGCCGGTGTTTTTGTGCTTTGTGTACAGGGCAGTGTACAGGCCACCGTCAACCTGACAAAATTTATTATCAAACCCAATGATTTCATTACGCTTCCTCCAGGATGTTTTATCCAGATACACGAAGTATCCGACGATGTCAAACTGTGTTTTGCCGGATTCTCTTCTACGTTTGTGAGTCATATCAACTATATCAAAACTATCACGAACTATCTGCCCGTTATCTTCGACAGTCCGGTCATGCCTTTACCGGAGCAGGTTTCCCTGTTATACCAGGAGGCTTTTTCATTGCTGATCAAGGCGTATTCTTTGCCTAAGACCATCGAGAATAAAGAGATTATCAAGGCGATCTTCACCATTTTCATGCAGGGAGTGATCGAACTGTATAAACATCATACACCTTACAGCAATGCTCCGATGACACGCAACATGGAGATATGCCGTGAGTTCGTGCAGCTGGCAATGGAAAACTACACGAAAGAGCATAGCGTTTCTTATTATGCCAAGAGGCTTAACATTACCTTGCAACATTTCTGCTATGTGATAAAGAAAGTCAGTGGTCGGACGGCGTTGGAAATCCTGAGCAATATCATCATCATGGATGCGAAGGCACAGCTTAAATCGACCGATATGCCGGTTAAGAAGATCGCATTCGCCCTGGGGTTCGACAACCTGTCGTTCTTCAATAAATATTTCAGACAACACGTGGGAATGACTCCCCAGGAATACAGGGAGAGCTAA
- a CDS encoding LiaF transmembrane domain-containing protein, producing the protein MAFRKNIFWAIPFIVVGIVWLLKNMGMIATDIFDIIVSWQMLVMYVGVFTFFSRRYAGGVMTFLFGLYFLMPELDWMDGSGLTIWPLLLVLAGIVILFSPRKKNDAYRKNRGEATGNEADTGTKSEFVNIDGYVESDNTFSSVEQIILEPVFKGARIKALFGGTILDLRRTKLEGSRTYIDIDCTFAGVEIYVPNDWRLHFNVRPLLGGCEDKRFNASVDMDKEHVLVVRGNATFGGIEFKS; encoded by the coding sequence ATGGCTTTTAGAAAAAATATCTTTTGGGCAATCCCGTTTATCGTAGTCGGGATTGTATGGCTGCTGAAGAATATGGGTATGATAGCAACCGATATCTTTGATATTATAGTATCCTGGCAGATGCTGGTTATGTATGTCGGAGTTTTTACCTTTTTCTCTCGCCGGTATGCCGGAGGAGTGATGACCTTTTTATTCGGACTCTATTTTCTGATGCCGGAACTGGATTGGATGGATGGCAGTGGATTGACCATCTGGCCGCTGCTCCTGGTGTTGGCCGGCATTGTAATCCTCTTTTCACCTCGAAAGAAAAACGATGCTTATAGAAAAAATAGAGGGGAGGCGACAGGTAACGAGGCGGACACTGGCACAAAAAGTGAATTTGTCAATATAGACGGTTATGTGGAATCGGATAATACGTTTAGCTCCGTGGAGCAGATCATTTTGGAGCCGGTTTTCAAAGGGGCACGGATCAAGGCATTGTTCGGGGGGACTATTCTGGATCTGCGAAGAACAAAGCTGGAAGGTTCGCGAACCTATATTGATATCGACTGTACGTTTGCCGGAGTGGAAATATATGTGCCCAATGACTGGCGACTTCATTTTAATGTCCGTCCGTTGTTGGGGGGCTGTGAAGATAAACGCTTCAATGCTTCTGTAGACATGGATAAAGAACATGTGTTAGTAGTACGTGGAAATGCTACTTTCGGCGGAATTGAATTTAAAAGTTGA
- a CDS encoding succinate dehydrogenase/fumarate reductase cytochrome b subunit, with amino-acid sequence MWLLNSSIGKKLIMSITGLFLVLFLLFHLSMNVAAAFSGEAYNMICSLLGANWYAVAATLVLAAGVVIHFVYAVLLTLQNRKARGNDRYAINARPKGVEWASQNMLVLGIIIVLFLVLHFSQFWYKMMFAELMGNHMVTLCDGTTTVSPQDGAAFINYYFQGNILNTVLYLVWYVALWFHLTHGFWSAIQTIGWNNTIWMNRWICISKIVATAICVIFAIITIVFYLNGVGGDYVAVCAGH; translated from the coding sequence ATGTGGTTACTTAATTCTTCTATCGGGAAAAAGCTGATAATGAGTATTACAGGGCTTTTTCTTGTTTTGTTCTTATTGTTCCACTTGTCAATGAATGTGGCGGCTGCTTTCTCGGGAGAAGCCTATAACATGATTTGCTCATTGTTGGGAGCTAATTGGTATGCCGTTGCAGCAACATTGGTGTTGGCAGCAGGCGTTGTGATTCACTTTGTGTATGCAGTTCTTCTTACACTCCAGAACCGTAAGGCTCGCGGTAACGACCGTTATGCAATCAACGCTCGTCCGAAAGGTGTAGAATGGGCATCTCAGAACATGCTGGTACTGGGCATTATCATTGTCCTGTTCCTGGTGTTGCACTTCAGCCAGTTCTGGTATAAGATGATGTTCGCCGAACTTATGGGCAATCACATGGTAACTCTTTGCGACGGAACGACTACCGTATCTCCTCAGGACGGTGCAGCGTTTATCAACTACTACTTCCAGGGTAATATCCTGAACACAGTTCTTTACCTGGTATGGTATGTAGCTTTGTGGTTCCACCTGACTCATGGTTTCTGGAGCGCTATCCAGACAATCGGTTGGAACAACACAATCTGGATGAACCGTTGGATCTGCATTTCAAAGATCGTAGCAACTGCTATTTGCGTGATCTTTGCTATTATTACTATCGTATTCTACCTGAATGGTGTAGGCGGTGATTATGTAGCTGTTTGTGCAGGACATTAA
- a CDS encoding radical SAM protein, with protein MGTKRTKSSFRTMSTNRKLESVFLFVTGRCNAKCKMCFYAEDMDKKEKDLTFDEIKKISETAGQFNRLWVSGGEPTLREELPEIIEMFYKNNEIKDVNIPTNGLKPDRIVAWVKQIRQNCPELNINLSLSLDGFGDTHDIQRGVPGNFYKAMGTLKLIEKNFADDGRVLKNLATVITKYNLEEVQDLMLWMLGRFHLSNHIIEAARGMTRDDGVKVLTEPTLRALQDQVVPIYNVYGERMAEETGGFRKPIARFFYLGFIRTLYNIRATNIDHPTPWGMDCTAGETTLVIDYDGRFRACELREPLGNVKDYGCDISKIMQSGAMKQEIAAIGHGDTANCWCTHGCWITSSLVFNPRKMITHVYKGYREMKKLNRPLNINEDLLQSIERKYALDEQKLVELGIRN; from the coding sequence ATGGGTACAAAACGAACAAAGAGCTCTTTCAGAACAATGAGCACAAACAGAAAATTAGAATCTGTTTTCCTGTTTGTCACAGGACGATGTAATGCAAAATGTAAAATGTGCTTCTATGCGGAAGACATGGATAAAAAGGAAAAAGACCTGACCTTTGATGAGATAAAGAAAATATCTGAAACGGCCGGACAATTTAACCGCTTATGGGTTTCCGGCGGTGAACCGACTCTACGTGAGGAGCTTCCCGAGATCATAGAAATGTTCTATAAGAACAATGAGATAAAGGATGTCAACATTCCTACCAACGGCTTGAAACCGGACCGGATCGTTGCCTGGGTGAAACAGATCCGCCAGAATTGTCCGGAACTGAATATCAACCTGAGCCTTTCGCTGGACGGTTTCGGAGATACGCACGATATACAGCGCGGCGTTCCCGGTAACTTCTATAAGGCAATGGGGACTTTGAAACTGATTGAAAAGAATTTTGCCGATGATGGCAGAGTGCTGAAGAACCTGGCCACTGTTATTACAAAATATAACCTGGAAGAGGTACAGGACTTAATGTTGTGGATGTTGGGACGTTTCCATCTTTCCAACCATATCATCGAAGCGGCCCGCGGAATGACACGCGACGATGGAGTGAAAGTACTTACCGAACCTACCTTGCGTGCTTTGCAGGACCAGGTTGTACCTATTTATAATGTATATGGTGAACGGATGGCGGAAGAAACCGGTGGTTTCAGGAAGCCGATCGCCCGTTTCTTCTATCTGGGCTTTATCCGTACATTATATAATATACGTGCAACCAATATCGACCATCCGACTCCCTGGGGTATGGATTGTACGGCAGGAGAGACCACGCTGGTGATCGACTACGACGGTCGTTTCCGTGCCTGCGAGCTTCGTGAACCGCTCGGTAATGTGAAGGATTACGGTTGTGATATCAGCAAGATCATGCAGAGCGGTGCCATGAAACAAGAGATTGCTGCTATCGGTCACGGCGATACCGCCAACTGCTGGTGTACGCATGGATGTTGGATCACTTCTTCATTGGTTTTCAATCCGCGTAAGATGATTACCCACGTATATAAGGGATATCGCGAAATGAAGAAGCTGAATCGTCCTCTGAATATCAATGAAGATTTGTTGCAGAGCATCGAACGGAAGTATGCTCTGGACGAACAGAAACTGGTAGAACTGGGCATCCGCAATTAA
- a CDS encoding fumarate reductase/succinate dehydrogenase flavoprotein subunit, whose product MTQIDSKIPQGPLAEKWKNYKDHQKLVNPANKRRLDVIVVGTGLAGASAAASLAEMGFNVLNFCIQDSPRRAHSIAAQGGINAAKNYQNDGDSVYRLFYDTIKGGDYRAREANVYRLAEVSNSIIDQCVAQGVPFAREYGGLLDNRSFGGAQVSRTFYARGQTGQQLLLGAYSALSRMIGLNKVKMYTRHEMLDVVKVDGRARGIIARNLITGKIERFSAHAVVVATGGYVNTFFLSTNAMASNGSAAWQCYKKGAYFANPCMVQIHPTCVPVKGDYQSKLTLMSESLRNDGRIWVPKKLEDAKALQAGTKKGKDIPEADRDYYLERRYPAFGNLVPRDVASRAAKERCDAGFGVNNTGLAVFLDFSDAINRLGKDVVKAKYGNLFDMYEEITNDDPYETPMMIYPALHYSMGGLWVDYELMTSIPGLFAIGEANFSDHGANRLGASALMQGLADGYFVLPYTIQNYLSDQIQVPRFSTDLPEFAEAEKGIKDRIKKLMSIKGKESVDSIHKKLGHIMWEHVGMARDAKGLQEAIQMLKDLKKEFWSNVYIPGEADNLNVELDKALRLADFIEIGTLMAHDALDRAESCGGHFRTEHQTEEGEALRHDDKFMYVSCWEYQGEDKDPVMLKEDLNYQFVVPQTRNYKK is encoded by the coding sequence ATGACTCAGATAGATTCTAAAATCCCTCAGGGCCCGTTGGCTGAGAAGTGGAAAAATTATAAAGATCATCAGAAACTGGTGAATCCCGCAAACAAACGTCGCTTGGACGTAATTGTAGTTGGTACTGGTCTGGCCGGTGCTTCTGCTGCTGCCTCTTTGGCTGAAATGGGATTCAATGTATTGAATTTCTGTATTCAGGATTCTCCCCGTCGTGCACACTCTATCGCTGCACAGGGTGGTATCAATGCTGCAAAGAATTATCAGAATGATGGTGACTCGGTTTACCGTCTGTTCTACGATACAATTAAAGGTGGTGACTACCGTGCCCGCGAAGCAAACGTTTATCGTCTGGCTGAAGTGTCAAACTCTATTATCGACCAGTGCGTGGCACAGGGTGTTCCTTTCGCTCGCGAATACGGTGGTCTGCTGGATAACCGTTCATTCGGTGGTGCTCAGGTATCCCGTACGTTCTATGCTCGCGGTCAGACCGGACAGCAGTTGTTATTGGGTGCTTACTCTGCTTTGAGCCGTATGATCGGTTTGAACAAAGTAAAGATGTACACTCGTCACGAAATGCTGGACGTTGTTAAGGTGGATGGCCGCGCTCGCGGTATCATTGCCCGTAACCTGATCACCGGTAAGATCGAACGTTTCTCTGCTCACGCCGTAGTTGTTGCAACAGGTGGTTATGTAAATACATTCTTCTTGTCTACTAACGCTATGGCTTCCAATGGTTCTGCTGCATGGCAGTGCTACAAGAAAGGTGCTTATTTCGCTAACCCTTGTATGGTGCAGATCCATCCGACTTGCGTACCGGTGAAAGGTGACTATCAGTCTAAGTTGACTTTGATGTCTGAATCATTGCGTAACGACGGTCGTATCTGGGTTCCGAAGAAACTGGAAGATGCTAAAGCATTGCAGGCCGGAACAAAGAAAGGTAAAGATATTCCTGAAGCAGACCGCGACTACTATCTGGAACGCCGTTACCCGGCATTCGGTAACCTGGTTCCTCGTGACGTGGCTTCACGTGCTGCTAAAGAACGTTGCGACGCCGGCTTCGGTGTGAACAACACAGGTTTGGCCGTATTCCTTGATTTCTCTGACGCTATCAACCGTCTGGGTAAGGATGTTGTGAAAGCTAAATATGGTAACTTGTTCGACATGTACGAAGAAATTACCAACGACGATCCATATGAAACTCCAATGATGATTTATCCTGCATTGCACTACTCGATGGGTGGTCTGTGGGTTGACTATGAATTGATGACTTCTATTCCGGGTCTGTTCGCTATCGGTGAAGCTAACTTCTCTGACCACGGAGCTAACCGTCTGGGTGCTTCTGCGTTGATGCAGGGATTGGCCGATGGCTACTTTGTATTGCCTTATACAATCCAGAACTATCTGTCAGATCAGATCCAGGTTCCGCGTTTCAGCACCGACCTGCCTGAGTTTGCAGAAGCTGAAAAGGGTATCAAAGACCGTATCAAGAAATTGATGAGTATCAAGGGTAAAGAGTCGGTAGATTCTATCCATAAGAAACTGGGTCATATTATGTGGGAACACGTAGGTATGGCACGTGATGCAAAAGGTTTGCAGGAAGCGATCCAGATGTTGAAAGACCTGAAGAAAGAGTTTTGGAGTAATGTATATATCCCGGGAGAAGCCGATAACCTGAACGTAGAGTTGGATAAAGCATTGCGTTTGGCTGACTTTATTGAGATTGGTACATTGATGGCACACGATGCGTTGGATCGTGCCGAATCTTGTGGAGGACACTTCCGTACAGAGCACCAGACCGAGGAAGGCGAAGCCCTGCGTCATGACGATAAGTTCATGTACGTATCTTGTTGGGAATACCAGGGTGAAGACAAAGACCCGGTTATGCTGAAGGAAGATTTGAACTATCAGTTCGTTGTTCCTCAAACACGTAACTACAAGAAGTAA
- a CDS encoding succinate dehydrogenase/fumarate reductase iron-sulfur subunit has protein sequence MDKDIKVTLKVWRQKSPKDKGQFETYQIDKINQSVSFLEMLDILNERLVSEGKEPIVFDHDCREGICGMCSLYVNGHPHGPATGATTCQLYMRRFNDGETITIEPWRSAGFPVIRDLMVDRYAYDKIIQAGGFVSVNTGGVPDANAIPIPRADAEMAMDAAACIGCGACAAACKNGSAMLFVSAKVSQLALLPQGKVEATRRAKAMVAKMDELGFGNCTNTRACEMECPKNISVSNIARLNREFIAAKLQD, from the coding sequence ATGGATAAAGATATAAAAGTAACACTTAAAGTTTGGCGTCAGAAAAGTCCGAAAGATAAAGGACAATTTGAGACTTACCAAATAGACAAAATCAATCAGAGTGTTTCTTTCCTGGAAATGTTAGACATTTTGAATGAACGTTTGGTCAGTGAAGGTAAAGAGCCGATCGTCTTCGACCACGACTGTCGTGAAGGTATCTGCGGTATGTGTTCATTGTATGTAAACGGACATCCGCACGGACCGGCAACAGGTGCTACTACCTGCCAGCTGTACATGCGCCGTTTCAACGATGGCGAAACAATCACGATCGAACCGTGGCGTTCTGCCGGTTTCCCGGTAATCCGCGACTTGATGGTAGACCGTTATGCTTACGATAAAATTATCCAGGCAGGTGGTTTCGTATCAGTGAACACAGGTGGTGTGCCTGATGCAAATGCAATTCCTATCCCTCGTGCAGATGCTGAAATGGCTATGGATGCTGCTGCATGTATCGGTTGTGGTGCTTGTGCTGCTGCTTGTAAGAACGGTTCGGCTATGCTGTTCGTTTCTGCAAAGGTTAGCCAGTTGGCTCTGTTGCCTCAGGGTAAGGTCGAAGCAACCCGCCGTGCAAAAGCAATGGTTGCCAAGATGGACGAACTGGGCTTCGGTAACTGTACCAACACTCGCGCTTGCGAAATGGAATGTCCGAAGAATATCTCTGTCAGCAACATCGCTCGCCTGAACCGCGAATTTATTGCTGCTAAATTACAAGACTAA
- a CDS encoding DUF417 family protein: protein MTTKLKDLFDTFLNLAASSQKLGINLIRIAILIIFVWIGGLKFWNYEAEGIVPFVANSPFMSFFYTKSAPEYKEYKLKEGEFNEAKHQWHVENNTYGFSHGLGIMIMAIGILTFLGIFSPKIGLVGSLLAIIMTIGTLSFLVTTPEVWVPDLGSGEHGFPLLTGAGRLVIKDTAIIAGAIVVLSDCAQRILKKK from the coding sequence ATGACTACTAAACTAAAAGATTTATTCGACACATTTCTGAACCTGGCAGCTTCTTCACAGAAACTGGGTATTAACCTGATCCGCATAGCTATCCTGATCATCTTCGTATGGATCGGCGGACTGAAGTTCTGGAACTATGAAGCAGAAGGAATTGTTCCTTTCGTGGCAAACAGCCCGTTTATGAGCTTCTTCTATACCAAAAGTGCACCGGAATACAAAGAGTATAAACTGAAAGAAGGTGAATTCAACGAAGCTAAACATCAGTGGCATGTAGAAAACAATACGTATGGTTTCTCTCATGGACTGGGTATTATGATCATGGCAATCGGTATCTTAACCTTCCTGGGTATCTTTTCTCCGAAGATTGGATTGGTAGGCTCCTTATTGGCTATTATAATGACAATAGGTACCTTGTCGTTTCTCGTCACTACGCCGGAGGTATGGGTACCGGACCTGGGAAGCGGCGAACACGGTTTCCCGCTGCTTACGGGAGCAGGTCGTCTGGTGATCAAAGACACGGCTATTATTGCGGGAGCGATCGTTGTATTATCCGACTGTGCGCAACGCATATTAAAGAAGAAATAG